The following coding sequences are from one Enterococcus sp. 4G2_DIV0659 window:
- the era gene encoding GTPase Era, with product MTDAHKSGFVAIVGRPNVGKSTLLNRIVGQKIAIMSDKAQTTRNKIQGIYTVPEAQIVFIDTPGIHKPKHRLGDFMVETAYSALREVDATLFMISADQKRGKGDDFIIERLKAMNSPVYLVINKIDTVHPDQLLGIIEDYSSQMEFAEVVPISATEGNNVERLMDILVDQIPEGPQYFPDDQITDHPEYFIVSELVREKVLLLTRDEIPHSVAVVVDSMKRDENDKVRILATIIVERDSQKGIIIGKGGKMLKQIGTKARQDIEYLLDDKVYLELWVKVQKDWRDKKVHLQDFGYRKDDY from the coding sequence ATGACAGATGCACATAAATCCGGTTTCGTAGCAATTGTGGGAAGACCAAATGTTGGTAAGTCTACATTGTTAAATCGAATTGTCGGACAAAAAATTGCGATTATGAGTGATAAAGCGCAAACAACTAGAAATAAAATCCAAGGAATTTATACTGTTCCAGAAGCTCAAATCGTTTTTATTGACACACCAGGCATTCATAAGCCAAAGCATCGTTTAGGTGATTTTATGGTGGAGACTGCTTACAGTGCATTGCGTGAAGTAGATGCTACGTTATTTATGATCAGTGCCGATCAAAAAAGAGGCAAAGGTGATGATTTTATCATTGAACGTCTTAAGGCAATGAATAGCCCTGTGTATTTAGTTATCAATAAAATAGATACCGTACATCCTGATCAATTATTAGGAATTATTGAAGATTACTCAAGTCAGATGGAATTTGCAGAAGTTGTGCCAATTTCTGCGACTGAAGGAAACAATGTAGAACGATTGATGGATATATTAGTTGACCAAATACCAGAAGGTCCTCAATATTTCCCAGACGATCAAATTACTGATCATCCAGAGTATTTTATTGTTTCAGAATTGGTTCGGGAAAAAGTGCTATTACTGACGCGTGATGAAATTCCTCATTCTGTTGCGGTTGTGGTGGATTCCATGAAGCGTGATGAAAATGATAAAGTGAGAATTCTAGCAACAATTATCGTTGAGCGTGATAGTCAAAAGGGAATCATCATTGGCAAAGGCGGCAAAATGTTAAAACAGATCGGGACAAAAGCTAGACAAGATATTGAATATTTATTGGATGACAAAGTTTATTTAGAGTTATGGGTAAAAGTTCAAAAAGATTGGCGCGATAAAAAAGTCCATTTACAAGATTTTGGCTATCGTAAAGATGACTATTAA
- the rpsU gene encoding 30S ribosomal protein S21, translated as MSKTVVRKNESLDDALRRFKRSVSKAGTLQESRKREFYEKPSVKRKKKSEAARKRKKF; from the coding sequence ATGTCAAAAACTGTCGTTCGTAAAAACGAATCTCTTGACGATGCTCTTCGTCGCTTCAAACGTTCCGTTTCAAAAGCGGGTACTTTACAAGAATCTCGTAAACGTGAATTCTACGAAAAACCAAGTGTAAAGCGTAAGAAAAAATCTGAAGCAGCTAGAAAACGTAAAAAATTCTAG
- the ybeY gene encoding rRNA maturation RNase YbeY, translating into MDITFIDETNKVSKENVNEVENLLQFAAGFLEISEDTEMSVTFMDNKGIQVINRDYRGKDQPTDVISFALEEEGEEELPIIFEDEAELFPRNLGDIMISIERANEQAIDYGHSFERELGFLAVHGFLHLNGYDHMEPEDEKEMFGLQKEILNAYGLKR; encoded by the coding sequence ATGGATATTACGTTCATTGATGAAACCAACAAAGTATCAAAAGAAAATGTAAACGAAGTAGAAAACCTGCTGCAATTTGCAGCTGGTTTTCTGGAAATATCGGAAGATACAGAAATGTCTGTGACCTTTATGGATAACAAAGGTATTCAGGTGATAAACAGAGATTATCGAGGAAAAGACCAACCGACTGACGTTATCAGTTTTGCCTTGGAAGAAGAAGGGGAAGAAGAGTTACCGATCATTTTTGAAGATGAAGCGGAACTTTTCCCAAGAAATTTGGGCGATATTATGATTTCAATTGAAAGAGCCAACGAGCAAGCGATAGACTATGGTCATTCTTTTGAACGTGAATTAGGCTTTTTGGCTGTCCATGGTTTTTTGCATTTAAATGGTTACGATCATATGGAACCTGAAGATGAGAAGGAAATGTTTGGATTACAGAAAGAGATTTTAAATGCCTATGGACTCAAAAGATAA
- the thrB gene encoding homoserine kinase, translating to MKIRIPATSANLGPGFDSCGIALSHYLYIEVLENANDWKIIHSLGEDIPDDKTNLLIQTALKVAPNLAPKVLKMNSDIPLARGLGSSSSVIVGGIELANRLGNLNLTQKEKLQIATEIEGHPDNVAPAICGDFVVASYVDDEVHYVKHHFPMCDVIAFIPKVQLLTSESRSVLPESIAYKEAVQASAIANVMIAAILNGNLPLAGVMMEKDRWHESYRKQLVPHLDQIRDLGHEFGMYGAFLSGAGPTVLVLSPEDKTEKMVQALEKLPISADINILSIDQEGIQVF from the coding sequence ATGAAAATAAGAATTCCCGCAACCAGTGCGAATCTGGGGCCAGGGTTTGACTCATGCGGCATCGCTCTTTCTCATTATCTCTATATCGAAGTGCTAGAGAATGCGAATGATTGGAAAATTATTCATTCTTTAGGCGAAGATATACCTGATGATAAAACCAATTTGCTCATTCAAACAGCGTTGAAGGTAGCGCCAAATTTAGCGCCTAAAGTGTTGAAAATGAATTCGGATATTCCTCTGGCTAGAGGCTTAGGTAGTAGCTCTAGCGTAATTGTTGGAGGAATTGAGCTTGCTAATCGGTTGGGTAATTTGAACTTAACACAAAAAGAAAAATTACAAATTGCTACGGAGATTGAAGGACATCCAGATAATGTAGCACCGGCTATTTGCGGTGATTTTGTCGTAGCAAGTTATGTAGATGATGAAGTTCATTATGTGAAACATCATTTTCCGATGTGTGATGTGATTGCATTTATTCCTAAGGTTCAATTACTGACATCTGAAAGTCGCAGTGTTCTCCCGGAATCAATAGCTTATAAAGAAGCGGTTCAAGCGAGTGCCATTGCGAATGTGATGATTGCAGCTATTTTAAATGGTAATTTACCTTTAGCTGGTGTAATGATGGAAAAAGATCGTTGGCATGAGTCGTATCGGAAGCAATTAGTCCCTCATTTAGATCAAATACGAGATTTAGGGCATGAGTTTGGAATGTATGGTGCATTTTTAAGTGGTGCTGGTCCGACTGTTTTAGTTTTATCGCCAGAAGATAAGACAGAAAAGATGGTACAAGCATTAGAAAAACTGCCTATTTCGGCTGATATCAATATTTTATCAATTGATCAAGAAGGAATTCAGGTGTTTTAA
- a CDS encoding diacylglycerol kinase family protein, which yields MDSKDKRTEKNKHFITSLEFALQGIRTVFKEERNMRTHVIMGGIAIGIGFIFKLAISEWLWLFLAIFLVLVVEIINTAFENVVDMVTDFHFHPIGKKIKDMAAGAVLLTTGFAVIVGLLLFVPKVWQLLLDFL from the coding sequence ATGGACTCAAAAGATAAGCGCACCGAAAAAAACAAGCACTTTATCACTTCCTTAGAGTTTGCACTTCAAGGAATTCGCACAGTTTTTAAAGAAGAACGCAATATGCGCACCCATGTAATCATGGGTGGGATAGCCATTGGAATTGGTTTTATTTTTAAACTAGCTATATCAGAGTGGCTGTGGCTTTTTTTAGCTATTTTTCTTGTGTTAGTTGTAGAGATCATTAATACGGCGTTTGAAAATGTAGTAGACATGGTTACTGATTTTCATTTTCATCCAATCGGAAAAAAAATCAAAGACATGGCTGCAGGTGCGGTACTTTTAACGACAGGCTTTGCTGTAATCGTTGGATTGCTGTTATTTGTTCCAAAAGTTTGGCAATTACTATTAGATTTTTTATAG
- a CDS encoding GatB/YqeY domain-containing protein, with product MSLLTTLNDDIKTAMKSKDKDTLSVLRMLKAAIQNEQIKTSRDLDGEEELTVLSREMKQRRDSLSEFEKAGRDDLADKVKIEIAIVEKYMPKQLSEEEIRQIVQTAIDQTGATSPKEFGKVMGAVMPAVKGKADGNQVNAIVKELLQEN from the coding sequence ATGTCATTACTAACAACATTGAATGACGATATCAAAACAGCAATGAAGTCTAAAGATAAAGATACTTTATCTGTACTTCGAATGCTGAAGGCAGCCATTCAAAATGAGCAGATTAAAACGAGCCGTGATTTGGACGGAGAAGAAGAGTTGACAGTTTTATCTCGCGAGATGAAACAAAGAAGAGACTCTTTATCAGAGTTTGAAAAAGCGGGACGTGACGATCTTGCTGACAAAGTAAAAATCGAAATCGCAATTGTTGAAAAATATATGCCAAAACAACTTTCAGAAGAAGAAATTCGTCAGATTGTTCAGACGGCAATTGATCAGACCGGAGCGACTTCACCAAAAGAATTTGGTAAAGTGATGGGCGCTGTGATGCCAGCAGTAAAAGGTAAAGCAGACGGTAATCAGGTCAATGCAATTGTAAAAGAATTACTACAAGAGAATTAG
- a CDS encoding HD family phosphohydrolase, giving the protein MKYSLLKLRDKLGKAYIPILLLIFSCFLFIIMFGSVHQKKVEIKEGQLAENTIRATKNVENTYETAAKKKLAAEAITPEYTYQEETADIQHKRIEKLFKLITAVNEKIDKDYQDKQAKAKKDETIPKPTVEERVASLKAQFESLDQEEVTFYQKFPNSFYQNIFALNPDQIGQVKAESLKIVDEKMKDHVRENELGNIRQDAIEKIQFLDVSPTMQQEIRYVVNQGIVANDFPNDKKTKELRQNAMDAVPPAMIYQGEIIVREGTQIDSKAMEKLELLGMTNQNTSIFPMVALTLAIVLQVIVLLFFTKQVTEEGKRRHFILFYVGAMSLSILLMKFFQIFQTEQMMYISLFFPAAFTPLVLNYFVNRRAGVLAAVFQVVFALFVFYHSIGTNSLTIILVSYLFSGLFATVVKRTRISEQGVVAVFWVIIFPVCMDFILMVYQGMSLLDSKSWIMLICALAGAVLSFLATMGLHPYVELLVTDDSMIVLNELSNPNHPLLKQLLEEAPGTYHHSMMVASLSANAVAEIGGRSLLTRVACYYHDIGKIKHANFFVENLPAGAENPHNFLLPEDSKQIIFGHVADGAKILEEHHMPEMVIDICRQHHGTTLMKFFYFKAKERNSEILEEDFRYPGPKPQTREAGIVSIADTCEAAVRAMDHPTNDKIQSFVHNVIEDRISDGQLDECGLTMKEIRMVEKSLVSGLCSTFHSRIKYPKMKSEAEKMKDEQEKRDD; this is encoded by the coding sequence TTGAAATACTCTTTACTAAAATTACGCGATAAATTGGGAAAGGCTTATATTCCTATACTGTTACTTATTTTTTCATGTTTCCTGTTTATCATTATGTTTGGCAGTGTCCATCAGAAAAAGGTAGAAATAAAAGAAGGCCAACTTGCTGAAAATACTATTCGAGCGACAAAAAATGTTGAGAATACTTATGAAACTGCAGCCAAGAAAAAGTTAGCTGCTGAAGCGATCACGCCTGAATACACTTATCAAGAAGAGACAGCAGACATTCAACATAAACGAATCGAAAAATTGTTTAAGCTGATTACTGCTGTGAATGAAAAAATTGACAAAGATTATCAAGACAAACAGGCAAAAGCTAAAAAAGATGAAACAATCCCCAAACCAACCGTAGAAGAAAGAGTTGCTAGTTTAAAAGCACAATTTGAATCGTTGGATCAAGAGGAAGTAACCTTTTATCAAAAATTTCCAAATTCATTTTATCAAAACATTTTTGCCTTAAACCCAGATCAGATTGGACAAGTAAAAGCTGAAAGTCTGAAAATTGTTGACGAAAAGATGAAAGACCATGTTAGAGAAAATGAATTAGGAAATATTCGGCAAGACGCCATTGAAAAAATTCAATTTTTGGATGTTTCGCCTACAATGCAGCAGGAAATTCGCTATGTTGTAAATCAAGGTATAGTGGCAAATGATTTTCCAAACGACAAAAAAACCAAAGAATTGCGTCAAAATGCGATGGATGCAGTTCCGCCAGCAATGATTTATCAAGGAGAGATCATTGTTCGTGAAGGGACACAGATTGACAGTAAAGCAATGGAAAAACTAGAACTACTTGGTATGACCAATCAAAACACCTCTATCTTCCCAATGGTTGCGTTAACCTTGGCGATTGTTTTACAAGTAATTGTTCTTTTATTCTTTACTAAACAAGTTACAGAAGAAGGAAAACGTCGCCACTTCATTTTATTTTATGTAGGGGCAATGTCACTAAGTATTTTATTAATGAAGTTTTTCCAAATCTTCCAAACTGAACAAATGATGTACATTTCGCTATTCTTTCCAGCAGCATTTACGCCGTTGGTTTTGAATTATTTTGTTAACCGTAGAGCAGGTGTGCTCGCTGCCGTTTTTCAAGTAGTTTTTGCACTGTTTGTGTTCTATCACTCTATTGGAACGAACTCACTAACGATTATTTTAGTCAGCTATTTGTTTTCAGGTCTGTTTGCAACTGTAGTTAAACGGACAAGAATTAGCGAGCAAGGAGTAGTTGCTGTATTTTGGGTGATTATATTTCCTGTTTGCATGGACTTTATTTTAATGGTCTATCAAGGGATGAGTTTATTAGACAGTAAGTCTTGGATTATGTTGATTTGTGCGTTAGCAGGTGCCGTCTTATCATTCTTAGCAACGATGGGACTTCATCCATATGTTGAACTGCTGGTAACAGACGACAGCATGATTGTTTTGAATGAATTGAGTAATCCAAATCATCCGTTGTTAAAACAATTATTGGAAGAAGCGCCGGGAACATACCATCATAGTATGATGGTGGCTAGTTTAAGTGCAAATGCCGTAGCTGAAATTGGTGGACGTTCATTACTGACACGAGTGGCATGTTACTATCACGATATTGGTAAAATCAAACATGCTAATTTCTTTGTAGAAAATTTACCGGCAGGGGCTGAAAATCCACACAATTTCTTATTGCCAGAAGATAGTAAACAAATTATTTTTGGTCATGTCGCTGATGGTGCGAAAATATTGGAAGAGCATCATATGCCAGAAATGGTGATTGATATTTGTCGCCAGCACCACGGGACAACACTGATGAAATTTTTCTATTTCAAAGCGAAAGAGCGTAATTCAGAAATCCTGGAAGAAGATTTTCGATATCCAGGACCCAAACCTCAAACAAGAGAGGCTGGAATTGTTAGTATCGCTGACACATGTGAAGCCGCTGTTCGTGCGATGGATCATCCAACAAATGATAAGATTCAATCATTTGTTCATAACGTGATCGAAGATCGAATTTCAGATGGCCAATTGGATGAATGTGGTTTGACGATGAAGGAAATTCGAATGGTTGAAAAATCTTTAGTGAGTGGACTATGTAGTACATTCCATTCAAGAATCAAATATCCAAAAATGAAATCAGAAGCTGAAAAAATGAAAGATGAACAAGAAAAGAGAGATGACTAA
- a CDS encoding PhoH family protein → MTNKGDGRFLTENKSISLELKVNDSDDVSMLLGTHDKHIKFLEENASVTINSRGETIQLIGEETEVQLIASVIRTLQVLIQRGIKISTPDVVSALKMARSGELDRFVTMYEEEILKDYRGKAIRIKNVGQKKYIDAVKKHDIIFGIGPAGTGKTFLAVVMAISALKKGEVQKIILTRPAVEAGESLGFLPGDLKEKVDPYLRPVYDALYQVFGMEHTNRLMERGVIEIAPLAYMRGRTLDDAFVILDEAQNTTVAQMKMFLTRLGFSSKMIVNGDTSQIDLPKGVTSGLVNAEKTLQSINKIAFVHFDAGDVVRHPVVAQIIRAYENEHQKDS, encoded by the coding sequence ATGACAAATAAAGGAGATGGGCGTTTTTTGACAGAAAATAAGTCAATATCTTTAGAATTGAAAGTAAATGATTCTGATGATGTGAGTATGCTTTTGGGAACCCATGATAAACATATAAAATTTTTAGAAGAAAATGCATCTGTGACCATTAATAGCAGAGGCGAGACGATTCAGTTGATTGGTGAAGAAACAGAAGTTCAATTGATTGCTTCGGTTATACGTACATTACAAGTTCTGATTCAGCGCGGCATAAAAATTAGTACGCCGGATGTTGTTTCAGCACTTAAAATGGCTAGAAGTGGAGAACTAGACCGCTTTGTTACAATGTATGAAGAAGAGATCCTTAAAGATTACAGAGGAAAAGCCATTCGGATCAAAAATGTAGGACAAAAAAAATACATTGATGCGGTTAAAAAGCATGATATCATTTTTGGTATTGGTCCTGCTGGAACAGGGAAAACATTTTTAGCTGTAGTCATGGCGATTTCCGCCTTAAAAAAAGGAGAAGTACAAAAAATCATTTTAACCCGACCTGCTGTAGAAGCTGGTGAAAGTTTAGGTTTTTTACCTGGTGATTTGAAAGAGAAAGTTGATCCTTATCTTCGCCCTGTTTATGATGCGTTGTACCAAGTTTTCGGTATGGAACATACGAACCGGTTAATGGAACGCGGGGTGATTGAAATCGCACCACTAGCCTACATGAGAGGACGAACATTGGATGATGCTTTCGTGATTTTAGATGAAGCACAAAATACAACCGTTGCCCAAATGAAAATGTTTTTGACGAGATTGGGATTCAGTTCTAAAATGATCGTTAATGGAGATACCAGTCAAATTGACCTACCAAAAGGAGTTACAAGTGGCTTGGTTAATGCTGAAAAGACACTTCAATCAATTAATAAAATTGCCTTTGTTCATTTTGATGCTGGAGACGTAGTGAGACATCCGGTTGTTGCTCAGATCATTAGAGCGTATGAAAATGAACATCAAAAAGATTCATAA
- the glyQ gene encoding glycine--tRNA ligase subunit alpha, which yields MEKKLTVQEMILTLQKFWSSNGCMLMQSYDTEKGAGTMSPYTFLRAIGPEPWNAAYVEPSRRPADGRYGENPNRLYQHHQFQVVMKPSPENIQELYLESLELLGIDPLAHDIRFVEDNWENPSMGCAGLGWEVWLDGMEITQFTYFQQVGGLACHPVTSEITYGIERLASYIQEVESVYDLEWTQGVKYGEIFNQPEYEHSKYSFEISNQEMLLENFDKFEQEAKRCIDESLVHPAYDYILKCSHTFNLLDARGAVSVTERAGYLARIRNMARAVAKIFVAEREKLGFPLLNKENEATKEAK from the coding sequence ATGGAAAAGAAACTTACTGTGCAAGAAATGATATTAACTTTACAAAAATTTTGGTCATCAAACGGATGTATGCTGATGCAGTCTTATGATACGGAAAAAGGAGCAGGGACGATGAGTCCTTATACTTTCTTACGAGCAATTGGTCCTGAGCCATGGAATGCGGCCTATGTTGAACCCTCTCGTCGCCCAGCGGATGGTCGCTATGGTGAGAATCCTAATCGTTTGTATCAACACCATCAATTTCAAGTGGTAATGAAGCCTTCACCTGAAAACATTCAAGAATTATATTTAGAAAGTCTAGAACTACTTGGAATTGATCCCTTAGCCCACGATATTCGTTTTGTAGAAGATAACTGGGAAAACCCTTCTATGGGATGTGCTGGTTTAGGTTGGGAGGTTTGGCTTGATGGAATGGAAATCACTCAATTTACCTATTTCCAGCAAGTGGGTGGTCTAGCTTGTCATCCTGTGACATCAGAGATTACTTACGGTATCGAACGCTTAGCTTCTTACATCCAAGAAGTAGAGAGTGTGTATGATTTAGAATGGACACAAGGTGTGAAATACGGTGAAATCTTCAATCAACCTGAATATGAGCACTCAAAATATTCGTTTGAAATTAGCAATCAAGAAATGTTATTAGAGAATTTTGATAAATTTGAACAAGAAGCGAAACGCTGTATTGATGAAAGTTTAGTTCATCCAGCTTATGATTATATTTTAAAATGCAGCCATACATTCAACTTATTAGATGCCCGTGGTGCTGTATCTGTGACTGAACGAGCAGGTTATTTAGCTCGTATTAGAAATATGGCGCGTGCGGTAGCAAAAATTTTCGTGGCAGAACGTGAAAAATTAGGTTTTCCACTCTTAAATAAAGAAAATGAAGCAACGAAGGAGGCAAAATAA
- a CDS encoding pyruvate, water dikinase regulatory protein yields MTKNEQKKCVTIFVISDSAGETASKLAAASMAQYPTVDFSLFRRTFAKEEDKLRRALEDARRENAMVLHTIVNERLVKIANDFFEEHGLYHFDILTPPVAEIERLTGIAPTREPGALHHLNENYFKRIEAMEFAVKYDDGKDARGFLEADVLLLGVSRTSKTPLSLFLANKNLKVANLPLIPEAHLPKQLWETNPKKIVGLTNDPDILNGIRKERMKTYGLPADTSYSDIEKIRKELAFANDLYEKLGCVVINVASLSIEETASMILNALNLEDHSYYSTESPEA; encoded by the coding sequence ATGACGAAAAATGAACAAAAAAAATGCGTAACGATCTTTGTTATCTCAGACTCGGCCGGTGAAACAGCATCAAAATTAGCTGCTGCTTCTATGGCGCAATACCCTACAGTTGATTTTTCATTATTTAGACGAACATTTGCAAAAGAAGAAGACAAACTAAGGCGTGCCTTAGAAGATGCTCGACGTGAAAATGCGATGGTTTTGCATACTATTGTGAATGAACGACTTGTCAAAATTGCCAATGATTTTTTCGAAGAACATGGATTATATCATTTTGATATTTTGACACCTCCGGTCGCTGAGATTGAACGACTAACTGGTATCGCTCCAACAAGAGAGCCAGGTGCTTTACATCACTTGAATGAAAATTATTTCAAACGAATTGAAGCAATGGAGTTCGCTGTAAAATATGATGATGGCAAAGATGCACGAGGTTTTTTAGAAGCTGACGTCCTTTTATTAGGTGTTTCCAGAACATCCAAAACGCCTTTGAGTTTATTTTTAGCTAATAAAAATCTGAAAGTAGCTAATTTGCCGTTGATTCCAGAAGCTCATTTACCAAAACAATTATGGGAAACCAATCCCAAAAAAATTGTTGGTTTAACGAATGACCCCGATATATTGAATGGCATTAGAAAAGAACGAATGAAAACTTATGGACTACCCGCTGATACTTCTTATTCAGATATTGAAAAAATTAGAAAAGAGCTGGCTTTTGCCAACGATTTATATGAAAAATTAGGATGCGTTGTTATTAATGTAGCCTCCCTATCTATTGAAGAAACAGCTTCGATGATTTTAAATGCATTGAATTTAGAAGATCATAGTTATTATTCAACTGAAAGTCCAGAGGCTTAA
- the recO gene encoding DNA repair protein RecO yields the protein MTLGETKGIILFTKDYKEKDKLVKIFTESFGKLMFFVKGAHRKNNPISPAILPFTEATYIGDFREDGLSFLNGSKEISSFRVIQEDIFVNAYATYILNLVDVAIEDRTYDPNLYSFVQQALRLLNENKDAEIITNIFEIQLLSRFGITPEWRHCAVCEENQGKFDYSSKYSGVLCEQHWHLDEHRYHADPRAIHFIRLFSIISYDKVQEINLKPETKTTIRQTIDELYDEYVGIHLKSKKFIDQMKSWEDTLKRPIREKKEE from the coding sequence ATGACGTTAGGTGAGACCAAAGGAATTATTTTATTTACAAAAGATTATAAAGAAAAAGACAAGTTAGTCAAAATCTTTACAGAATCATTTGGTAAATTGATGTTTTTTGTAAAAGGAGCGCATCGCAAGAATAATCCGATTAGTCCAGCAATTTTGCCTTTTACTGAAGCTACATACATTGGTGATTTTAGAGAAGATGGACTGTCTTTTCTAAATGGAAGTAAAGAAATTTCTTCGTTTCGAGTGATTCAAGAGGATATATTTGTGAATGCTTATGCGACTTATATTTTAAATTTAGTTGATGTGGCAATCGAAGATCGGACATATGATCCCAATTTGTATTCTTTTGTTCAGCAAGCATTGCGCTTACTGAATGAAAACAAAGATGCTGAAATTATCACTAATATTTTTGAGATTCAACTGTTGAGTCGTTTTGGTATTACTCCTGAATGGCGGCATTGTGCAGTGTGCGAAGAAAATCAAGGGAAATTTGATTATTCTTCAAAGTACAGCGGCGTTCTTTGTGAACAGCATTGGCATTTAGATGAACATCGATATCATGCTGATCCTAGAGCGATTCATTTTATCCGTCTGTTCTCTATTATTTCTTATGACAAGGTGCAAGAGATTAATCTAAAGCCAGAGACAAAGACCACAATCAGACAAACGATTGATGAATTGTATGATGAATACGTCGGGATTCATCTAAAGAGTAAAAAATTTATTGACCAAATGAAAAGCTGGGAAGATACATTGAAACGACCAATACGTGAAAAAAAAGAGGAATAA
- the thrC gene encoding threonine synthase produces MYEGLLKQYKEYLPITDKTPMISLAEGNTPLIPLHSLSKELGINLYGKYEGLNPTGSFKDRGMVMAVAKAVEEGAKAIVCASTGNTSAAAAAYATRAGVKAYVVIPDGKIAMGKLAQAIIYGADIISIPGNFDEALKAVRDIAKTEAVALVNSVNPYRLEGQKTAAFEVCEQLGKAPDVLAIPVGNAGNISAYWKGFKEWHDKEGTLLPRMHGFEAEGAAAIVKGEVIEQPETIATAIRIGNPASWKLAEAARDESNGYIDSVTDEEILEAYRKVAAQDGVFVEPGSAASLAGVIQHVKNGKIKQGETVVTVFTGNGLKDPDTAINATDVKISKMSDLEEMRMHLRNGVSEL; encoded by the coding sequence ATGTACGAAGGATTATTAAAACAATATAAAGAGTATCTACCGATTACAGATAAAACACCAATGATTTCACTAGCTGAAGGAAATACACCGCTAATTCCTTTGCATAGTTTATCAAAGGAATTAGGAATTAACTTATATGGAAAATATGAAGGCTTAAACCCAACAGGCTCATTTAAAGATCGCGGCATGGTAATGGCTGTAGCTAAAGCAGTTGAAGAAGGAGCAAAAGCCATCGTCTGTGCTTCTACAGGAAACACGAGTGCAGCGGCGGCAGCTTATGCGACAAGAGCGGGTGTTAAAGCGTATGTAGTAATACCAGATGGTAAAATTGCGATGGGGAAATTGGCCCAAGCAATTATTTATGGTGCAGATATCATTTCGATACCAGGCAATTTTGATGAAGCCTTAAAAGCCGTTCGTGATATTGCAAAAACAGAAGCAGTAGCTTTAGTGAATTCAGTGAATCCGTATCGTTTGGAAGGACAAAAAACAGCAGCTTTTGAAGTGTGCGAACAACTTGGAAAAGCGCCAGATGTATTAGCGATTCCCGTAGGAAATGCAGGGAATATTTCAGCTTACTGGAAAGGGTTTAAAGAGTGGCATGACAAAGAAGGTACGCTTTTACCTAGAATGCATGGATTTGAAGCAGAAGGAGCTGCAGCGATTGTCAAAGGCGAAGTGATTGAGCAGCCAGAAACGATTGCAACGGCTATTCGTATTGGGAATCCTGCTAGCTGGAAATTAGCAGAAGCAGCACGTGACGAATCAAATGGCTATATTGATTCCGTAACAGACGAAGAAATTCTTGAAGCGTATCGTAAAGTTGCTGCCCAAGATGGTGTATTTGTTGAACCAGGTTCAGCTGCCTCTCTTGCAGGTGTTATCCAACATGTGAAAAATGGCAAAATCAAGCAAGGTGAAACGGTTGTTACAGTCTTTACAGGGAATGGACTGAAAGATCCAGACACTGCAATCAATGCTACTGATGTAAAAATTTCAAAAATGAGCGATTTAGAAGAGATGAGAATGCACTTACGTAATGGAGTGTCGGAACTATGA